Below is a genomic region from Brassica oleracea var. oleracea cultivar TO1000 chromosome C9, BOL, whole genome shotgun sequence.
ACTCTCCTTTTCAAAAAGACGAAAGCACCCTCACCTTCTTCCGTCGCACCGCTTCTACAGCGATACCCTTTTAGTCAAACAACATTCTTCTCCAAATCCAAAACTCCTCCTCCCTCTTCTTCGCTGTAACGCTTCACCTAAAACTCCCAAAACACAATGCAATCACCAAAACCGCGGCGTAAAGCGGGCCCCACAACAAACGGACTCGACTCCGCGGAGAAGCTCGACGAGCTCCTGATATCCTCCGCGATCTGCAACGGCGAGGACTTAGGCCCGTTCGTCCGCAAAACCTTCGGCACAGGCAAGCCGGAGACGCTCCTCCACCACCTCAAGCTCTTCTCCCGATCCAAAGAGTCCGAGATCGAGGAGGTCTGCAAAGCTCACTACCAGGACTTCATCCACGCCGTCGACGACCTCAAGTCCCTCCTCTCCGACGTCGAATCGCTCAAATCGGCCCTCTCGGACTCCAACTCCAAGCTCTAATCCGTCGCGGCTCCGCTTCTATCGTCCCTCGACTCGCTCGTCGAGGCCGGGACCGTCTCCAACAACGTCGATCTGGCGATCGGAGCGGTTAAGCACTGCGTCCGCGTGGCGGAGATCGCGTCGCGAGCGAATCGGCATCTCCAGGGAGGGAGCTTCTACATGGCGCTCAAGTGCGTGGAGCTGATCGAGAGCGAGCTCTTGGAGAAGACGCCGTCGTCGACGTTGAAGCGGATGATTGAGAAGAGGATCCCTGAGATTCGAGGGTACGTGAAGAGGAGAGTGAGTAAGGAGCTTGGCGATTGGTTGGTGGAGATTCGCGTCGTGTGTAGGAACTTAGGTCAGTTAGCTATAGGTGAAGCTTCCTCCTCGCGTCAGCGTGAGGAGGAGCTTAGGATTAAACAGAAGGAACCTGAATGCGTCTACGAAGAAGATATTGATAGTGACGAGTATGAGTCTAGTGATGATGATGGCTTTGATTTGACTCCGCTCTATAGAGCTTACCACATTCATCAAACACTCTCACTCGAAGATGGTTTTAAGCAGTACTATTTCGATAACAGGGAGCTTCAGCTCAAGTCTGACTCACAGGTTTCTTCAATGACTCCGTTTCTCGAGTCCCACCAGACGTTTTTCGCGCAGATCGCGGGGTTCTTCATAGTGGAGGATCGGGTTTTGAGGACCGGAGGAGGGTTGATTTCGAAGATGGAGGTCGAGTTTCTGTGGGATCTTGCGGTTACCAATATGTGCGCTGTTTTGGAGGATCAGTTCTCTAGGATGCAGACGGCTAATCATTTGCTGTTGATTAAGGATTACGTTAGCTTGTTAGGTGTGAGTCTGCGTAGGTATGGATACACTGTTGACCCGCTTCTCGAAGTGTTGAGCAAGCATAGGGACAAGTATCACGAGCTGTTGTTGTCTGATTGTCGGAAACAGATGGCGGAAGCTTTGTCTGCTGATAAGTTTGAGCAGATGTTGATGAAGAAGGAGTATGAGTATTCCATGAATGTTCTCTCTTTTCAGCTTCAGACGTCGGATATTGCGCCGGCGTTTCCTTACATTGCGCCGTTTTCCACCGCGGTTCCGGATTGTTGTCGGATCGTTCGGTCTTTTATCGAGGATTCGGTTAGTTTCATGTCTCACGGAGGCCAGCTTGATTTCTACGATGTGGTTAAGAAGTATCTAGATAGGCTTCTAGGCGAAGTTCTCGACGAGGCTCTGTTGAAGCTGATTAGCTCATCTGTTCATGTAGTGTCTCAAGCGATGCAGGTTGCTGCAAACATGGCCGTGTTCGAGCGCGCTTGCGATTTCTTCTTCCGACACGCCGCGCAGCTCTCGGGAGTTCCGTTGAGGATGGCGGAGAGAGGGAGAAGGCATTTCCCGTTGACCAAATCACAAAACGCGGCGGAGGAAACGCTCTCGGGGCTGCTTAAGAAGAAGATAGACGGGTTCATGATACTGGTCGAGAATGTGAACTGGACAAGCGACGACGTTCCTCAGGGCGGGAACGAGTACATGAACGAAGTGATAATCTACTTGGAGACTCTGGTCTCCACCGCGCAGCAGATTCTACCCGCTAAAGTCCTGAAAAGGGTTTTGCGCGATGTGATCGCTCACATCTCCGAGAGAATCGTCGGAACGTTGTGTGGGGATCTGGTGAAGAGACTCAGCATGGCTGCAATCAAGGGACTTGACATGGATGTTCAGTTGCTGGACTCTTTTACAGAGCAGTTAACTTCACTGCTCACGGAGAAAGAGGCTAACGAGATGAAAACGGCTTTTGTGGGGATAAGACAGATGATTAACTTGCTTCTGAGTAGTCACCCTGAGAAGTTCCTTAACCCTGTGATCAGAGAAAGAAGCTACCACGCTTTGGATAATAGGAAAGTTGCGACGGTATCTGAGAAGTTGAGAGATCCATCAGATAGTATTTTTGGGACGTTTGGAGCAAGAGGGTCGAGGCAAAACCCTAAGAACAAATCGTTAGACACGTTGATAAAGAGATTGAGAGATGTGAGCTGATGATGATTTGAGCACAAACACACAAAGAGTAAGTAAGATTGTTCAATCTCCTCTGTATTGATAGTTATTGTAATCTGCTTTATATTTTTGTTGATGATGATTCGTTGATCTCTGAGTTACAAGGCAAGAAAGAAAAAAACAATTTCGGTTTATTCGGTGGTCCATTATGGTTTTTCATTTCTGGTTTGATTTTTGTTTTCAAGATTTTTGTTTCTAGAAAAACAAACATTTCAGTTTAATGGAATGTGAAGTTGGTAGTTGGTGCATTTTCTTCATGTCAATTAAGTTTTGGTTTGATTCATCTGAACACGAACCTTCGCGATCAAATCTCTACCGTCCATGTATTGCATGTTTACTTCATCGGACATTGACACTGTTATTACACAAACACCTAACAACTGTTTTCCTAATAAAACACAACTACTTCAAAAATAGAACACAACTAGACACGAATCATAGCAACAGAGTGAAGAAGAAGAACAAGCGATGTCGTTAAACACAATCCTCACTTGGAGCCTCGTCTTCTTTCTTTTCCTCACCGTCTCCGACCAAAAGCCCACCGCTTATGACGCTGTCAAAAGCTACAATTTACCACCAGGAATCCTCCCAAAGGGCGTCGTTGACTACGAGCTTAACCCCAAAACCGGCGATTTCAAAGTCTATTTCAACGGCACGTGTGATTTCTCCATCCAGTCGTACCAGCTCAAGTACAAATCAACTATCTCCGGCGTTATATCCACCGGCCAAGTCAAGAATCTGAAAGGCGTTAGCGTTAAGGTGCTTTTTTTCTGGGTCAATATTGTTGAGGTGTCTCTTGACGGCGGCGATCTTGATTTCTCCGTCGGGATTGCGTCGGCGAGTTTCCCGGCGGTTGATTTTGAGGAGAGTCCTCAGTGTGGATGTGGGTTCGATTGTAATGGGCTTTTGTTTTCTTCTTGAATCTATTAGGCCTTATGTTGTACCAAATAAAAGGCCTTTTGTTTTTAGTATGAGCCATGGCGATGATTAAGTTTATTAAATAAATAACTTATAATATGTGTATTAGTATTTGGTTTAGTTGTGGTAATATGAGCTTCACATACTGAATTTAAGAGTTTGATCATTGATGCAAGTGTCTTATTGCAAACTATTGTTAAAACTGATTTAGATACTTAACATAGATATGGTCTAACTATTTGAATATTGTATGGTATGCTTATTATAATTATTGATATTTGTATGATATGCTTCATTAAATCATTATGACCTAATTATTGAATAATATGCTAATCCAGTAGAGATACCTTTCCAAAAAAAATAAGTAGTCTTATCAGTAGTTGTTATGCTAAGTTAGAAAAAGAAAAAATTGCTAGTAGTAAACAAGTGATTTTAGAAAACTATATCATGGATACATCATACATCCAACGATCCTTTTTGTTACAAAATAGAACAACCAGGAAGGCTTCTCTATTGGTTCATTACATAATCGCACGTAAAACAGGGTTCACCGCACAAGATCATAACCCTCTTCCCCTAATCTCGTCTCAAGACATTAAATTAACATTACAATAATTAATCAAAAAAGAACTTCTTCATTCAATTAATATAATCACTGCTTTTTGTTCAAGAGAGCTGCTCGTAGCTCCGCTGGATCAATCTCGTTGGAACCGGTTTCCGGTCTGTAATAACCGGTTTTGGGGTCTGGAATCCAAGCAGCAATCTTCTGGTTCGATTCTTCCACTCCCTTCTTCACCACCGCAGAAACAACTGCTCCACCTTTTCCACCGCTCGGTTGCGCCGTCGTGGCAGCAAAACCACGTCTGTTAAACAAAAGGCATAAAACGATACCGTTTAATAACAGAATAAAACAGAGCATAACATAAGCAAAACCTCATGTTAAACCAAAATAAATACAGAACGACACCGTTTAAAAACAGAGCATAAACAGAGGAAAAACAGAGCATAAGCAGAGCATACCGGAAGATTGCATTGGAGAGTTCTTGAGAGACGAAAGCGGATACGAACTTAACGCTAGAGAGAGAACGAGCCATGTTTATCGAAATATTTGAAAGAGAGAGAGAGATGGAACAGACAGTAAAAGGTTGAAACTTTTTATATCGCCGCCGCAGAAGGAGAGGTTTATCCGAGGAATAGGAGAGTTTGATCTGCGGCGAGGAGATTGAAAGAAGCTTGGTGTCGTCTGTGTGTCTCTCTCTCAAACTAGATTTGATTTCGAAATGGTTTTGAGGGATGTGAAATGAGGAAGAGGAGATGAAGGTTTATATAGAATGAAGGAAGGGGACGATGGAGAGGTGAAAAGGAAAGTAACTATGGCCTTTGACCATAATTAGCTTTGCTTTTTTTTTCATTAAGTCAAAATTAGACTGTTTGCTTAATAAAAATATCTTTTTTTTTTTTTTGAACACAAAATATCTTTATTTAGGTTTGGTTTTGAACGTGTGAACATGATTAAAATAAAATGTCTTGAAACTATAAGAGTTTCAGACATTTAGAATCTACAATTCAGTTCCTATACTTGTCGATACTGTTTATAATTTGTAACTTTTTATATGACTTCATGAAGTCTATAATTAGTCTATAATTCACTTAATTATATTTTAGAAAACCCTTTTATAAAGTTTGCCAAATTTTTTATAAAGCTTTATAAAATTTGTCAAAAAATGTTTGTAAAGAGACTATAGTGTTTTAGAAGCCGGAGAGACACTACAATACAAAATGAGCAAAATCACAGTGAAGTTTGGGCATGATCATGACATGCAGTTTATGTTAGGCGATTGGTATATGGACTGAGGACATGTCATTTTCACTCTATCTAAATTTCTAACACCACTAAACAATTGTGATACTTTGGGTCTTTTGCATGTTCTCTTCTTTTGCATGGCTCACCTGATAATTAGTTGTCATTTAAATTTGGTTAGAGAAATGTACAATATCACATTTATATTTATATCCAATTTTGAAAACTAGATTGGAACCATCCCATTTTTATTATATATATATATATATATGATATTAGATAAAAATATAAAAATGCATGTTGTTAATAATTTAATTAGGAAATCGGGAAATATTAGAGCATGCGCAGCGGCGAACCGCTCGTTGAAGTTCAAGAAATTAACTTTTTATTTTTTTTTTTTTTCGTTTGATTAAAAAAAAATTAAATAAAGTGACCAATAGCGGGCCGCCACGTGGCGTGGGGCCCGCTGAACAGTCACGACCCGAGTTCACGCGGAAGAAGCAGGACGAACCGAAATCTTTCATTTATGCTTATTTTAATATTTTTTTTTTTTTTGAAAACGTGTGACCCCTTCCCATGAACTCCTGATGCGCATGTTCTTAGAGTGATACTCCGAACCGGTCATTAAGTTTCCTTTAAAACATGTGAGAACGTGTCAATGTTATCTGATTTTCATATCTGGGCTTCTTAGAAGCCTCCTAAAAGCCCAATAGGCTTTACGTAATAAGAAACCAGACAAGAAAAAGAACTAAAACCACTCAGACCGTGTAGTAAAAGTATATAAACCCTACGAGCTCCCCTCTCTCTCGAGTTGAATCAAGACAGTCATGGGATCACTAAAGAGGAAATCATCATGGAGCTCGAAAACCCTAGCTAAGTCAAAGAAGAGGAAAGGTCCTCACTTGCCCAACTCAATACTCAAGATGATCGCGACTCATAAACGTCCCTTGAACTCCGATGACAATGAGATCTATTCCGACCTCGAATTGTACGAGTACGAAGAAGGCATCCCTGAAGAGGAATCCAGAAAAAACAACCGCTACGGCCGTCTCGATAGCTACGAATTCAAACTTCCTGATGATTTTGAGGTTCGTTAACCCATGTTTGCAGCCATTACTCTATGATTTAGAGTTTAGAGTTTAGTGTTTAAGCATTTTAGCATTTAGGTTTAGTCTTTAGGCTTTAGATTTTAGCCTTGTGTTAGTGTTTTAGGGTTGTTTTAGTGTTTTAGCATTTTAGCTTTTAGGGTTTAGCGTTGTTTTAGTGTTTAATGTTTTAGCGTTTAGCTTTTAGCTTTGTTTTAATGATGTTTTAGTGTTTTAGCGTTTAGTGTTTAAGCTTTTAGCGTTGTTTAAGTGTTTAATGTTTTAGCATTTTAGCGTTTTAATGTTTAGCTCTTAGCGTTGTTTTAGCGTTTTAGGTTTTCCTTGTGGGCCGGCAATTGTTTTTCTCTGGTAAATGGCTCACTGGTTCCTTGTCTTTATCCCCAATGAAGGATGAAGACGTGGAGTCAGAAGATGATGAAGATTGTGTGAACAGTGAGTATGATGATGAGGAGGATAGACACACCCGGATGTTGCAAGCACTCACTGGGATGCCTAGTGCAGCTTTTAATAGTAAAGACCGAGACTTTCTTCTCAGAGTTTTGCTGCTCTATATGTAACCCACCTTGATCCTCTTTTATCTTTTTTTTTTTTTTCAGGTGAGAGTAAGAGCAAACCTCTGCTCTTCACTGAACCTTATCCAGAAGGTGAATTCAATCCCACACGTGACGTTCTCTCGGGTAAAAACATCCTCACGGAGGAAGACTTCTTGGCCCCTCTTGAAGGGCATCACAAGACAAGCAAACAAATCTCCAGGATGAGGAAAGATACTTACAAGTCCGTTGTTCACCCCCCTCTGCCAAAGCCAGAACGTGAAAGACTGGAACGTAAAGCAGCGAGAGGACTAGTTGATGAGGAGTTTAGCAAGTGGGTGCATCTGGTGAAAAGGAACAGGGAGGCGCCAACTGTTTACTTTAGCCAAGAAGTCGTCAATCTTGGAAAGTCTACGGTCGGTGCAATAGCATCGGAGTTTCAACCGAGGACTGAGTTTGAGATGAGAATGGCTTCTGTGCTTAATGATAATGAGGTCTCAGAGGCTCATAGAGAAGATGGAGCTCGGCTTCTTGAATTGAACCAGGCAAGTTCTGTTATCTACCTCATTCCATGTAGTGTTGGGTTCGCGGGTCAACCCGACCGCCCTGGACCCGCATAGCTCGTAAACAAAAACTTTTATATCCGCATCTTTCCCGCTAAAACCTGTGATAATCCACCAAATCTGCGGTTAATATTAATTATACTAAAAATAATTATTTTAAATATATAATAATTATTATTTTGAAAAATAATCTATTTATAATTAAAATTATTTAAATATTTATGATATTTTATATAATTTTACGAAAAATCTTTTAACAAAAATCATTTTTTGAAAAAAATTACGGATTGGCAAGTATCCGCAACTCAAATTTGGTTAATCCGCCCCCGCTTCGTTTAAAATAATCTCAACCTGCACATGCAATTCAAAATTTTCAAGCTCTAATTCCATGGAACATAGTTAATGTTGAACTTCTGATGTAACTGTTTCCAATGATGCAGGTTTCTATGGAAGACCACATAAAGGACCATAGCCACATTGCCAAGTGGGAGAACTCTGGTGGAGCAGTAAAGCCTAAAAAAACAATTAGTGTTAGTGGTGGAAGAGTGTTTGGTGCAACCGAAGCTCCAAAAGAGTCTAAAAAGGATTCAGATAACTTCTATGACAACAATAGTGATAGTGACATAGACGATAATGACTTAGAGGATGTAAGAGATGTTGCCTCACCTGCTAGAAGAAACAATGGAACCATTCTCATTTCAGGATATGAAGAAAGTGAAAATTCAGAGAGTGAAGCAGAGCAAATGGTGGACGGGCTCTTTGAAGTTCCTAGTCAAGCAGAGCTTATAAACCGTGCTTTTGCTGGTGATGATGTGGTAGGTGAGTTTGAGAAGGAGAAGCAAGAGGTTCTAAATCAGGAAGTTCCTGAACCGGAAAAGCCGGTTCTGCTTCCTGGTTGGGGACAACCATGGCCTACCAATAAGAGAGGTTATCATCAGATCAAAACAACAAGGAAAGAAGAAGATGCTCAGAGAAAGAGAGAGGAAGCTCTCAAAACAAGGAAAGACTTTCGTCTTAAACATGTTATCATATCAGAGAAGGTTGATAAAAAGGTGAGCGTCTCTTACTCAGCTTTAGTATCCTAAACTCCTTTGTTAATACTCATGTTATCTGTTTTTGACAGGCTGAGAAACTTCATACAGTGACTCCACCTTTCCCTTTTACATCAAAGGAAGTTTTCGAACATAGTATGCGTATGCCTATAGGACCCGAGTTTAATCCCTCTACTGTTGTTGGAGATCTAAACCGTCCAGAGGTTCGTTCTTAATTACTTTGACAAGCTCTCATTAGTACCTATGTTGCACTTCTTTTGACCTTGTGGCGATTTAACCTCTTGTGTACAGATTGTGAAGAAGACTGGAGTCATAATCAAACCGGTGAAGTTTGAAGAAGTAAATCCAAATGAGGAAGTATATGATGAACACCCTCGAAACCATCAGAAACCAAGACTCAATAAGAAAACTAGTAGACGCTAAAGCAAAGTCAAGTAAAAGATAAAAGCTCCAAAGATTGTTCCATTTCTTATACTTTATTTAGAAACATTTGTTGATCCCATGGGATGAGTTTTGCCTTTGTACCTTGTCTTATTTTATAAAATATTGACATTTTGCTGTTTATTTCAAATCCTTGGTCATCTCCATCTTCTTCCACCCTCTCAAACTCTTGTCTCCATTTCTCCATCTGTAAGGTTTTAATTAGTTCAGAGAAAAGGTTGTCTCCACCCTCTCAAACTCTTGTCTCCATGTCCTAGATCCCAAGATTAATTAATTACCTTAATTAATTACCTCGTGCTCCTCTTCCTCCATCGCCTCTCTCTCTCTCTCCGTCAGGGCACGCACTTTTTTAGCCGATTTGGATAGTGTGACACGTAATCATCGTCGTATCCGGCCCATTTATAATTTCTTAATGGGCCTTTTACACCTTTTCGTTAATTATTATTAGTATTTGCTATTTTGAAATTGCATAATCAATCTGTCAAATCTCAAGTCATCAGAATATTAAAAACATGTCACCAATAAATTAACACCCCTTTGCCGAGGTGAAACGTTGAAAGGTCTCTGTTTCCTCGGGACCAAAAGAACTAACGGTAACATTTTCTTCATTTTTTTACCGTGGATGATAAATTTTAAAAAATTGAAAAAAAAATAAAGAAACACCAACGGTAACTTTCACTAAAACCCGACACCATCTGTCTATATAAACAAACAATGGCAGTTTCCTCTCTTACCCCCACTCTT
It encodes:
- the LOC106318634 gene encoding uncharacterized protein LOC106318634, whose translation is MSLNTILTWSLVFFLFLTVSDQKPTAYDAVKSYNLPPGILPKGVVDYELNPKTGDFKVYFNGTCDFSIQSYQLKYKSTISGVISTGQVKNLKGVSVKVLFFWVNIVEVSLDGGDLDFSVGIASASFPAVDFEESPQCGCGFDCNGLLFSS
- the LOC106316988 gene encoding indole-3-acetic acid-induced protein ARG2-like; this encodes MARSLSSVKFVSAFVSQELSNAIFRRGFAATTAQPSGGKGGAVVSAVVKKGVEESNQKIAAWIPDPKTGYYRPETGSNEIDPAELRAALLNKKQ
- the LOC106314058 gene encoding U3 small nucleolar RNA-associated protein 14 homolog A-like, giving the protein MGSLKRKSSWSSKTLAKSKKRKGPHLPNSILKMIATHKRPLNSDDNEIYSDLELYEYEEGIPEEESRKNNRYGRLDSYEFKLPDDFEDEDVESEDDEDCVNSEYDDEEDRHTRMLQALTGMPSAAFNSESKSKPLLFTEPYPEGEFNPTRDVLSGKNILTEEDFLAPLEGHHKTSKQISRMRKDTYKSVVHPPLPKPERERLERKAARGLVDEEFSKWVHLVKRNREAPTVYFSQEVVNLGKSTVGAIASEFQPRTEFEMRMASVLNDNEVSEAHREDGARLLELNQVSMEDHIKDHSHIAKWENSGGAVKPKKTISVSGGRVFGATEAPKESKKDSDNFYDNNSDSDIDDNDLEDVRDVASPARRNNGTILISGYEESENSESEAEQMVDGLFEVPSQAELINRAFAGDDVVGEFEKEKQEVLNQEVPEPEKPVLLPGWGQPWPTNKRGYHQIKTTRKEEDAQRKREEALKTRKDFRLKHVIISEKVDKKAEKLHTVTPPFPFTSKEVFEHSMRMPIGPEFNPSTVVGDLNRPEIVKKTGVIIKPVKFEEVNPNEEVYDEHPRNHQKPRLNKKTSRR